Proteins from a genomic interval of Asterias rubens chromosome 16, eAstRub1.3, whole genome shotgun sequence:
- the LOC117300614 gene encoding titin-like isoform X1, with amino-acid sequence MVHHHGDNDHKAKHYQNHCYACLQVLHQLLPDYNPKDFSESSSSGIGTSIMSEARLEEEARLEEEARLRMEARAREKQRLEEERLKREEYQRERRKHLYKAPKAFQPKKLESKTTEAQDPFNKDRSLDIPKNEGFKVKKSSKAVTKTMESRRPDNAWNEPDKFELRKPAQKAPSTEWKPPERKERLRPETPPLPPPPPVAKKPTVPIVPKKREIVEPIASLREPVEELPKKKLEKTKFVKPPIKKVEKEPLPPPPPPPEPVKAKIPPPKKTPVPKAVTPPPRPIEVPPKVIERTKPIVRETRKPVKKEVLPPPPPPKVIEKRGKIERKPIVVQRDEKVKPDVPPMVKKKPKEAPKKVNDEENNSETQRQLKKDPILVNSIVNDDKNTAGSNMASIEKEDKPKPPKAITPPPPLKEDPIPEPPTPKEHTPDPTPPPPEESRPPTPQEPTPPPREPTPPPKEPTPTPKEPTPTPREPSPAIEIPPLPPKDPTPPPQEPEPEPIFESKDKKPVRPKPQRKKPLKPIKKKTKKDTEAAKIDKGYMDIPQVSFRHEPVPTLEPPKEPEPEPEALVEPEPEPEPPKLPTPAPSPPPPPPAEPEAPPAPVTKPVKKNRNAKMPKPVQPKKPIAVKAKKIPDKPKKKSKPFVMPVIKKLPEPVAPPRFSPSPEPTPNIEVPPLPAIPIPEEPKAPTPEPEVELPPLTPPLTQEPIVMRRRREYKPKKRKWRKTEATPDGHESPEPIMIDALDYLAKYCIVHKQRIPHYQHVFNGVLRKKGIKIEETVPSVPTMATLQVHNSTQSSNVRDSLKSDHDNASVTTETSGYGSAANDDPSSSGEDFKNAFTVAKTINEEDYISPMALTGSGKESGTGKEVDQGGATHFFGSDAFAADEYLDKLAFQLDNLYKKSNALQLSIVESADARRRTLAGFTRQEFPEILRPGYDPNAAMKANPKGKKKKGEVKFISVVEELGYGNQDDASNLEEVYPENDDWVLERLTTSHLQMLESDPAVRRLDLEHERAQEKYEVVQDRIAGLLDEKARVAWKESSLRGQELISRAASNDDFRRKQSIMYQKMNPVQEHEVDVTDLEPSLRQVNSYLITEKECQYIYHVLDLPQRHRIDFKLFTVVAALSEKVSRLEPFIRKMINKMNFEALEVKMQRAKELFFLLADDDDADYNGGEVPISNLIVDLEAGGLKPEHVNLVAEKFNREGKGTVDFLDFLTYTPLFIDIHENIISDPLSLSRER; translated from the exons ATCACTGTTATGCTTGTCTACAAG TATTACACCAACTCTTGCCAGATTACAACCCCAAGGATTTCTCTGAAAGTTCATCTTCAGGGATTGGGACTTCCATCATGTCCGAAG CAAGGTTAGAAGAGGAAGCCCGATTGGAGGAAGAGGCCCGATTACGAATGGAAGCTAGGgctagggagaaacaaagactAGAAGAGGAACGATTAAAGCGAGAGGAATACCAGAGGGAGAGAAGGAAGCATCTTTACAAAG CTCCCAAAGCCTTCCAGCCCAAGAAGTTAGAGTCTAAGACCACTGAGGCTCAAGATCCATTCAACAAGGACCGCAGCCTGGACATCCCCAAGAATGAGGGCTTTAAGGTCAAGAAATCCAGCAAGGCTGTTACTAAGACAATGGAGAGCAGACGACCCGACAATGCCTGGAATGAACCCGACAAGTTTGAGCTGAGGAAACCAGCTCAGAAAGCGCCCTCGACAGAGTGGAAGCCACCTGAGAGAAAAGAGCGACTCAGGCCTGAGACACCACCTCTACCTCCACCACCTCCAGTTGCTAAGAAACCAACCGTGCCAATAGTACCTAAGAAGAGAGAGATCGTGGAGCCGATAGCATCTCTAAGAGAACCTGTCGAAGAACTTCCAAAGAAGAAGCTAGAGAAGACTAAGTTTGTGAAGCCACCCATTAAGAAGGTTGAGAAGGAACCTCTACCTCCACCACCACCTCCTCCTGAACCAGTAAAAGCTAAAATACCACCTCCTAAAAA AACACCTGTCCCTAAGGCAGTAACACCTCCTCCGAGACCAATTGAGGTCCCTCCTAAGGTAATTGAGAGAACCAAGCCAATCGTCAGAGAAACACGCAAACCAGTCAAGAAGGAGGTATTACCTCCTCCCCCACCACCAAAAGTGATCGAGAAACGAGGCAAGATAGAAAGAAAACCAATCGTCGTTCAAAGAGATGAAAAGGTTAAACCAGACGTGCCACCGATGGT GAAAAAGAAACCTAAAGAAGCTCCAAAGAAAG TTAATGATGAGGAAAATAACTCAGAGACTCAGAGACAACTCAAGAAGGATCCAATCCTGGTAAACTCAATTGTCAATGATGACAAAAATACGGCTGGAAGCAACATGGCTTCTATTGAGAAGG AAGATAAACCAAAGCCCCCCAAAGCCATAACCCCTCCACCCCCTCTCAAAGAGGACCCCATTCCTGAACCACCCACTCCTAAAGAACACACTCCAGACCCTACACCTCCACCACCTGAAGAATCTAGACCACCTACACCACAAGAACCCACACCCCCACCCAGAGAACCCACTCCCCCTCCTAAGGAACCTACGCCCACACCTAAGGAACCTACGCCCACACCTAGGGAACCTAGCCCAGCTATTGagatcccaccgctgccaccgaAAGATCCAACACCACCTCCCCAAGAGCCAGAACCAGAACCAA TCTTTGAGAGTAAAGACAAAAAGCCTGTGAGACCCAAGCCACAGCGTAAGAAACCCCTTAAACCCATcaagaagaagacaaagaaaGACACAG AAGCAGCCAAGATTGACAAGGGCTATATGGACATTCCTCAGGTGTCATTCAGACACGAACCCG TTCCTACATTAGAACCACCCAAAGAACCAGAGCCAGAACCTGAAGCTTTGGTGGAACCAGAGCCTGAGCCAGAACCACCAAAACTACCAACTCCTGCACCATCTCCGCCACCACCACCCCCTGCAG AACCAGAAGCGCCTCCTGCTCCAGTCACAAAACCTGTCAAGAAAAACCGAAATGCTAAGATGCCTAAACCAGTCCAACCCAAGAAACCTATCGCTGTTAAGGCTAAGAAGATTCCAGATAAACCCAAAAAG AAATCCAAACCCTTTGTCATGCCAGTCATCAAGAAATTACCCGAGCCAGTGGCACCCCCACGATTTTCACCTTCCCCTGAGCCCACGCCCAATATAGAGGTACCACCTTTACCCGCTATACCCATCCCTGAGGAGCCCAAGGCGCCTACCCCAGAGCCAGAAGTGGAGCTGCCACCTCTCACCCCACCTTTGACTCAAGAACCAATTGTTATGCGCAGGAGACGGGAATACAA ACCGAAGAAGCGGAAATGGCGCAAGACCGAGGCCACACCTGATGGCCATGAGAGTCCTGAGCCTATCATGATTGATGCGTTGGACTACCTAGCCAAGTACTGCATTGTTCA TAAACAGCGAATACCTCATTACCAGCATGTTTTCAATGGTGTACTCCGCAAGAAAGGTATCAAGATTGAAGAAACAGTGCCTAGTGTCCCAACCATGGCAACGCTTCAAGTCCACAACAGCACACAGTCTTCAAACGTTCGAGATAGTTTAAAATCTGATCATGACAATGCATCAGTTACCACGGAGACCTCAGGGTATGGTAGTGCTGCAAATGATGACCCATCGTCCAGTGGGGAGGATTTTAAGAATGCTTTTACAGTTGCCAAGACTATAAATGAAGAAGATTACATCAGCCCTATGGCTCTTACTGGCTCTGGGAAAGAGAGTGGCACTGGGAAGGAGGTTGACCAGGGAGGGGCTACACACTTTTTTGGTTCTGATGCA TTTGCAGCTGATGAGTATTTAGATAAACTTGCTTTCCAACTGGACAACCTCTACAAGAAATCAAACGCTCTTCAGTTGAGCATCGTTGAATCAGCCGATGCTAGACGAAGGACCCTCGCAGGATTTACAAGGCAGGAGTTTCCAGAGATACTAAGGCCTGGATATGACCCAAATGCTGCCATGAAAGCAAATCCAAAAGGCAAGAAAAAGAAAG GTGAGGTAAAGTTCATCTCTGTGGTTGAAGAGCTTGGCTATGGCAACCAAGATGATGCTTCAAACCTTGAGGAGGTTTACCCTGAGAATGACGACTGGGTGCTGGAGCGTTTGACTACATCACATCTTCAAATG TTGGAATCCGACCCAgctgtgagaagactggacttggAACATGAACGAGCCCAAGAAAAATATGAAGTTGTTCAAGATAGAATAGCTGGACTACTGG ATGAAAAAGCAAGAGTAGCTTGGAAAGAAAGCTCCTTAAGGGGACAGGAACTTATCAGTCGTGCAGCTTCAAACGATGACTTCAGACGTAAACAGAGTATTATGTATCAGAAGATGAACCCAGTACAG GAGCATGAAGTGGATGTGACAGACTTAGAGCCGTCTCTGAGACAAGTAAACAGCTACCTCATAACGGAGAAGGAATGCCAATATATTTACCAT GTGCTGGACTTACCCCAGAGACATAGGATAGACTTCAAGCTCTTCACTGTGGTAGCTGCACTATCAGAGAAGGTCTCCAGATTGGA gCCGTTCATCAGGAAGATGATCAATAAGATGAACTTTGAGGCATTGGAGGTCAAGATGCAAAGAGCAAAG GAGCTGTTTTTCCTGcttgctgatgatgatgatgcagaTTACAATGGTGGTGAAGTACCAATTAGTAACCTTATTGTAGATCTGGAAGCAGGAGGACTCAAACCGGAACATGTTAATCTG GTTGCTGAGAAATTCAACCGAGAAGGCAAAGGGACTGTGGACTTCCTGGATTTTCTTACTTACACCCCACTATTCATCGACATCCATGAGAATATTATATCAGACCCACTTAGTTTATCTCGAGAAAGGTGA
- the LOC117300614 gene encoding proteoglycan 4-like isoform X2, whose amino-acid sequence MVHHHGDNDHKAKHYQNHCYACLQVLHQLLPDYNPKDFSESSSSGIGTSIMSEARLEEEARLEEEARLRMEARAREKQRLEEERLKREEYQRERRKHLYKAPKAFQPKKLESKTTEAQDPFNKDRSLDIPKNEGFKVKKSSKAVTKTMESRRPDNAWNEPDKFELRKPAQKAPSTEWKPPERKERLRPETPPLPPPPPVAKKPTVPIVPKKREIVEPIASLREPVEELPKKKLEKTKFVKPPIKKVEKEPLPPPPPPPEPVKAKIPPPKKTPVPKAVTPPPRPIEVPPKVIERTKPIVRETRKPVKKEVLPPPPPPKVIEKRGKIERKPIVVQRDEKVKPDVPPMVKKKPKEAPKKVNDEENNSETQRQLKKDPILVNSIVNDDKNTAGSNMASIEKEDKPKPPKAITPPPPLKEDPIPEPPTPKEHTPDPTPPPPEESRPPTPQEPTPPPREPTPPPKEPTPTPKEPTPTPREPSPAIEIPPLPPKDPTPPPQEPEPEPIFESKDKKPVRPKPQRKKPLKPIKKKTKKDTVPTLEPPKEPEPEPEALVEPEPEPEPPKLPTPAPSPPPPPPAEPEAPPAPVTKPVKKNRNAKMPKPVQPKKPIAVKAKKIPDKPKKKSKPFVMPVIKKLPEPVAPPRFSPSPEPTPNIEVPPLPAIPIPEEPKAPTPEPEVELPPLTPPLTQEPIVMRRRREYKPKKRKWRKTEATPDGHESPEPIMIDALDYLAKYCIVHKQRIPHYQHVFNGVLRKKGIKIEETVPSVPTMATLQVHNSTQSSNVRDSLKSDHDNASVTTETSGYGSAANDDPSSSGEDFKNAFTVAKTINEEDYISPMALTGSGKESGTGKEVDQGGATHFFGSDAFAADEYLDKLAFQLDNLYKKSNALQLSIVESADARRRTLAGFTRQEFPEILRPGYDPNAAMKANPKGKKKKGEVKFISVVEELGYGNQDDASNLEEVYPENDDWVLERLTTSHLQMLESDPAVRRLDLEHERAQEKYEVVQDRIAGLLDEKARVAWKESSLRGQELISRAASNDDFRRKQSIMYQKMNPVQEHEVDVTDLEPSLRQVNSYLITEKECQYIYHVLDLPQRHRIDFKLFTVVAALSEKVSRLEPFIRKMINKMNFEALEVKMQRAKELFFLLADDDDADYNGGEVPISNLIVDLEAGGLKPEHVNLVAEKFNREGKGTVDFLDFLTYTPLFIDIHENIISDPLSLSRER is encoded by the exons ATCACTGTTATGCTTGTCTACAAG TATTACACCAACTCTTGCCAGATTACAACCCCAAGGATTTCTCTGAAAGTTCATCTTCAGGGATTGGGACTTCCATCATGTCCGAAG CAAGGTTAGAAGAGGAAGCCCGATTGGAGGAAGAGGCCCGATTACGAATGGAAGCTAGGgctagggagaaacaaagactAGAAGAGGAACGATTAAAGCGAGAGGAATACCAGAGGGAGAGAAGGAAGCATCTTTACAAAG CTCCCAAAGCCTTCCAGCCCAAGAAGTTAGAGTCTAAGACCACTGAGGCTCAAGATCCATTCAACAAGGACCGCAGCCTGGACATCCCCAAGAATGAGGGCTTTAAGGTCAAGAAATCCAGCAAGGCTGTTACTAAGACAATGGAGAGCAGACGACCCGACAATGCCTGGAATGAACCCGACAAGTTTGAGCTGAGGAAACCAGCTCAGAAAGCGCCCTCGACAGAGTGGAAGCCACCTGAGAGAAAAGAGCGACTCAGGCCTGAGACACCACCTCTACCTCCACCACCTCCAGTTGCTAAGAAACCAACCGTGCCAATAGTACCTAAGAAGAGAGAGATCGTGGAGCCGATAGCATCTCTAAGAGAACCTGTCGAAGAACTTCCAAAGAAGAAGCTAGAGAAGACTAAGTTTGTGAAGCCACCCATTAAGAAGGTTGAGAAGGAACCTCTACCTCCACCACCACCTCCTCCTGAACCAGTAAAAGCTAAAATACCACCTCCTAAAAA AACACCTGTCCCTAAGGCAGTAACACCTCCTCCGAGACCAATTGAGGTCCCTCCTAAGGTAATTGAGAGAACCAAGCCAATCGTCAGAGAAACACGCAAACCAGTCAAGAAGGAGGTATTACCTCCTCCCCCACCACCAAAAGTGATCGAGAAACGAGGCAAGATAGAAAGAAAACCAATCGTCGTTCAAAGAGATGAAAAGGTTAAACCAGACGTGCCACCGATGGT GAAAAAGAAACCTAAAGAAGCTCCAAAGAAAG TTAATGATGAGGAAAATAACTCAGAGACTCAGAGACAACTCAAGAAGGATCCAATCCTGGTAAACTCAATTGTCAATGATGACAAAAATACGGCTGGAAGCAACATGGCTTCTATTGAGAAGG AAGATAAACCAAAGCCCCCCAAAGCCATAACCCCTCCACCCCCTCTCAAAGAGGACCCCATTCCTGAACCACCCACTCCTAAAGAACACACTCCAGACCCTACACCTCCACCACCTGAAGAATCTAGACCACCTACACCACAAGAACCCACACCCCCACCCAGAGAACCCACTCCCCCTCCTAAGGAACCTACGCCCACACCTAAGGAACCTACGCCCACACCTAGGGAACCTAGCCCAGCTATTGagatcccaccgctgccaccgaAAGATCCAACACCACCTCCCCAAGAGCCAGAACCAGAACCAA TCTTTGAGAGTAAAGACAAAAAGCCTGTGAGACCCAAGCCACAGCGTAAGAAACCCCTTAAACCCATcaagaagaagacaaagaaaGACACAG TTCCTACATTAGAACCACCCAAAGAACCAGAGCCAGAACCTGAAGCTTTGGTGGAACCAGAGCCTGAGCCAGAACCACCAAAACTACCAACTCCTGCACCATCTCCGCCACCACCACCCCCTGCAG AACCAGAAGCGCCTCCTGCTCCAGTCACAAAACCTGTCAAGAAAAACCGAAATGCTAAGATGCCTAAACCAGTCCAACCCAAGAAACCTATCGCTGTTAAGGCTAAGAAGATTCCAGATAAACCCAAAAAG AAATCCAAACCCTTTGTCATGCCAGTCATCAAGAAATTACCCGAGCCAGTGGCACCCCCACGATTTTCACCTTCCCCTGAGCCCACGCCCAATATAGAGGTACCACCTTTACCCGCTATACCCATCCCTGAGGAGCCCAAGGCGCCTACCCCAGAGCCAGAAGTGGAGCTGCCACCTCTCACCCCACCTTTGACTCAAGAACCAATTGTTATGCGCAGGAGACGGGAATACAA ACCGAAGAAGCGGAAATGGCGCAAGACCGAGGCCACACCTGATGGCCATGAGAGTCCTGAGCCTATCATGATTGATGCGTTGGACTACCTAGCCAAGTACTGCATTGTTCA TAAACAGCGAATACCTCATTACCAGCATGTTTTCAATGGTGTACTCCGCAAGAAAGGTATCAAGATTGAAGAAACAGTGCCTAGTGTCCCAACCATGGCAACGCTTCAAGTCCACAACAGCACACAGTCTTCAAACGTTCGAGATAGTTTAAAATCTGATCATGACAATGCATCAGTTACCACGGAGACCTCAGGGTATGGTAGTGCTGCAAATGATGACCCATCGTCCAGTGGGGAGGATTTTAAGAATGCTTTTACAGTTGCCAAGACTATAAATGAAGAAGATTACATCAGCCCTATGGCTCTTACTGGCTCTGGGAAAGAGAGTGGCACTGGGAAGGAGGTTGACCAGGGAGGGGCTACACACTTTTTTGGTTCTGATGCA TTTGCAGCTGATGAGTATTTAGATAAACTTGCTTTCCAACTGGACAACCTCTACAAGAAATCAAACGCTCTTCAGTTGAGCATCGTTGAATCAGCCGATGCTAGACGAAGGACCCTCGCAGGATTTACAAGGCAGGAGTTTCCAGAGATACTAAGGCCTGGATATGACCCAAATGCTGCCATGAAAGCAAATCCAAAAGGCAAGAAAAAGAAAG GTGAGGTAAAGTTCATCTCTGTGGTTGAAGAGCTTGGCTATGGCAACCAAGATGATGCTTCAAACCTTGAGGAGGTTTACCCTGAGAATGACGACTGGGTGCTGGAGCGTTTGACTACATCACATCTTCAAATG TTGGAATCCGACCCAgctgtgagaagactggacttggAACATGAACGAGCCCAAGAAAAATATGAAGTTGTTCAAGATAGAATAGCTGGACTACTGG ATGAAAAAGCAAGAGTAGCTTGGAAAGAAAGCTCCTTAAGGGGACAGGAACTTATCAGTCGTGCAGCTTCAAACGATGACTTCAGACGTAAACAGAGTATTATGTATCAGAAGATGAACCCAGTACAG GAGCATGAAGTGGATGTGACAGACTTAGAGCCGTCTCTGAGACAAGTAAACAGCTACCTCATAACGGAGAAGGAATGCCAATATATTTACCAT GTGCTGGACTTACCCCAGAGACATAGGATAGACTTCAAGCTCTTCACTGTGGTAGCTGCACTATCAGAGAAGGTCTCCAGATTGGA gCCGTTCATCAGGAAGATGATCAATAAGATGAACTTTGAGGCATTGGAGGTCAAGATGCAAAGAGCAAAG GAGCTGTTTTTCCTGcttgctgatgatgatgatgcagaTTACAATGGTGGTGAAGTACCAATTAGTAACCTTATTGTAGATCTGGAAGCAGGAGGACTCAAACCGGAACATGTTAATCTG GTTGCTGAGAAATTCAACCGAGAAGGCAAAGGGACTGTGGACTTCCTGGATTTTCTTACTTACACCCCACTATTCATCGACATCCATGAGAATATTATATCAGACCCACTTAGTTTATCTCGAGAAAGGTGA